The sequence AGTTGCAAGCACGCTGTCGAGGCCGAGGTTCGTCTTTACGACCGTCTGTGGAAGGTTGAGAATCCTCGTGATGACATGGCTGCCATCCGTGAAGCCAAGAACTGCGATGCTGTTACAGCGATGAAGGAGATTATCAACCCCGACTCACTGCACATCATCAAGAAGTGCTATATCGAGCCATACGCTGCCGATATGAAGCCACTCACTTATCTGCAGTTCCAGCGTATTGGTTACTTCACACCTGATACAGATTCAACAGCCGAGAAGCCAATCTTCAACAAGACTGTTGGACTCAAAGACACTTGGAAAAAGTAATTTCAGAAGAAGTGCCAGAAGATTTAGATTATTTCGAAAGCGAGGATTTTAAGGAAATCCTACGGCAATACGAGGAGTCAGTCAAGTCGGGCGAACGCATCTATATGGATGCCGACGACTTGACTGACATTGCCGATTATTACCACTACAACAACCGACTAGCCGAGGCCGAGGATGCCATTTCCTTAGCTATAGAATACAATCCTGAAGCCGTTGGTCCGATGCTATACAGAGCCCGCGAAGCTTTGGAGAAGAAGGACTTCAAGACAGCCGAGCAATATGCCGATAAAGTAGAACCTTTAGATAGTATTGAGGGTATCTACCTACGTGCCGAGATACTTATCACGAAAGGAGAGTTGGACAGTGCCGACGAATTGCTGTCAGGATACATCAAAGACTTACCTGAGGATGAATATGCCGACTTTGTGAAAGGCGTTGTAGGTCTGTATCTTGATTACGACCAGTTTGCTAAGGCCTTCGAATGGATAGCCCGCACTACCAACAACGATTCGGTAGGATTCAAGGAACTGATGGCTCGCACGCTGTTCGGATTGGGCAAATACAAAGACAGCGAGCGACTCTTCAACGAGTTACTCGACAAAGACCCCTACTCTGCCAATTATTGGAATGCATTGGCAGGCGTACAGTATATGAAAGAAGACTATTCGGGCGCTCTTACCAGTAGCGAATATGCCATTGCCATCGATCCCAACGACGCCAACGGTCTGCTCTCGAAAGCCAATACCCTGTACGCAATGGGTAACCACGACGAAGCTCTCAAATTCTTCCAGAAATATTCCGAGAAGGTACCCGACGATGAGTTCGGTTATTTGCATCAGGCCATTTGTCTGATCAACAAAGGCTTGTTTAAGGACGGACTTGAAAAGCTGAAAAAAGCAGTCAGCGTTTCCGCCATCGACTCTATTCACCTACCAGAGATTTATCAGGAGATGGCCTTTACCTATAACACCTTAGGACAGATGGAAAAAGCCCTATGGTGCATAGACATGACCGAAAAATTGGATTGCGACCATTTCCACATGGGTGTTATCAAGGGGCATATTCTCTTAGCCAACCAGAAAGAGACAGAGGCAGAAGCTGCATTCGCAAAGGTATTACAAGATTCGGGTAACAATCCCAAAGTAAGACTCAGAATCATCATCTCTTATCACGACAACAAGTTTTTACATTTTGCCTACAATGCCTATTTGGATTTCTTCAAGACTGTTGGCGAGGACTATAAGGAAGGCTATGCCTATCTGGCCTTATGTTGCAACGAGCTGATGAAGAATGATGAATTCTTATACTACCTGAAGAAGGCCTGTGATTGCAATCCGGAGGAAGCCAGAGCCATTTTAGGCGAATTTTTTCCTGCTCATATGGATCCAAAAGATTATTACCAGTACGCATTAGAACATACAGACGATTAATATGAATTTTATTACAAACATTCTCAACACGCTCGGTTGGTATCCAACCATTTTCTTTCTGATGTTATTAGAAAGCACAGTAGTGCCGGTACCGTCAGAGTTTGTAGTAACGCCTGCGGCTTACCATGCAGCCAGCGGCTCATTAAATGTATTCTTAGTCATCCTATTTGCCACACTGGGTGCCGACATAGGTGCCAGCATTAACTACTTTGTAGCCTTGTACGTTGGTCGTCCTGTCATCTACAAGTTTGCCAACAGCAAATGGGGTAAGATGTGCCTGCTTAACCAGGAGAAAGTTGAAAAAAGCGAGAAATACTTTGACGACCATGGCATTGCAGCGACACTTACCGGTCGTTTTGTTCCCGTCATCCGCCACCTGATTTCCATCCCTGCCGGCTTGGCACGTATGCATTACGGCAAATTCCTGCTGTTTACTACCATTGGTGCAGGAGGCTGGCATAGTGTACTGGCTCTTCTTGGCTGGTATCTGCATGCCATTGTACCCGAGGATCAGTTGAACGACAAAATTAGCGAATACGCCGAATATATCAAGTTCGCCATTCTGGGTCTGATTGTAGTAGCTGTCGTTTATTTCGTCATCAAACGAAAACTTAATCATAAACAAGAAAAGTCAGCGTAATAAGCATTTTTTTGCTTTTTTATGCTTTCTTTTCTATTATTTTTCGTATTTTTGCGCAATATTATCAGCAAACAACGATTATGGCAAGAACAAACAACCATTTGGTCATCATGGCAGGCGGCGTTGGTAGCCGTTTTTGGCCCATGAGTACTACCGAGAACCCTAAGCAGTTCATCGACGTTCTCGGCGTTGGCAAAACATTACTACAGTTAACGGTAGAAAGATTCGGCAATCTGGTTAAGCCCGAGAACATCTGGGTAGTAACCAACCAGAGTTATCAGGAAATTGTAAAGAAACAGTTGCCTGATATGCCAGCAGGAAACATTCTATGCGAACCTTGTCGCAGAAACACAGCACCATGTATTGCTTACGTTAGTTGGCGCATCAAGTCGAAAGACCCAAAGGCTAACATCATTGTAACACCAAGCGATCACATTGTGACAGATAAGGCTGAATTTCAGCGTGTCATCAAGGAGTGCATGCAGTTTACCAGCGAGACCGACGCTATCGTTACCCTAGGCATGAAGCCCAACCGCCCAGAAACAGGCTATGGCTACATCCAGGCCGACCTGAGTACCAGCTCGCTCCGAAACAAAGAGATTTTCAGAGTCGACTCTTTCCGCGAGAAGCCCAATCTCGAAACGGCTCAGGAATATATCAAGAAGAACTATTATTTCTGGAATGCAGGTATCTTCATCTGGAATGTAAATACCATTGTAAATGCTTTCCGCATCTACCAGCCCTCAATGGCCAAGATATTCGAGTCGCTGTTACCTATTTATGGTACCGACAAGGAACAGGAAGAAATCAACCGTCTGTTCCCCGAATGCGAGAATATTTCTGTCGACTACGCCATCATGGAAAAGGCCGAAGAGATTTTCGTTTGCCCATCCGACTTCGGTTGGAGCGATCTGGGCACCTGGGGCTCACTCCATGAGCAAAGCAAGAAAGACCTCTATGGCAATGTCAGCATCGGTCCCGATGTAAACCTGATAGAGAGTCACAACTGCATTGTTCACACCATGCAAGAAAAGAAAGTAGTTATTCAGGGCCTCGATGGTTATATCGTAGCCGAAAACAACGACACACTGCTCATCTGCAAACTGTCGGAGGAACAGCGTATCAAACAATTCTCAGGAAATAATTAACATAAACTATAATGGAAAAAAAAGTTGCTCTAATCACCGGTATTACCGGTCAGGACGGCTCATATCTGGCCGAGTTCCTTATTGAAAAAGGTTATGAGGTTCACGGTCTCATGCGTCGTTCATCTTCATTCAACACCGCCCGTATCGAACATCTTTATCTCGACGAGTGGGTTCGTGATATGAAAAAGGCCCGCCTTGTTAATCTCCACTGGGCAGATATGACCGATTCATCATCTCTGATCCGTGTCATCTCAAAGATTCGCCCAACCGAGATCTATAACCTCGCAGCCCAGAGTCATGTGAAGGTATCTTTTGACGTTCCCGAATACACAGCCGATACCGATGCTAACGGTGTGCTCCGCTTGCTGGAAGCCGTACGCATTGCAGGTTTGGCTGATACCTGCCGCATTTACCAAGCCTCTACATCAGAGCTCTACGGTAAGGTACAGGAAGTTCCACAGAGCGAGACTACCCCATTCTATCCCCGCTCTCCATATGCCGTAGCTAAGCTATATGGTTTCTGGATTATGAAGAACTATCGCGAATCATATAATATGTTCTGCTGCAATGGTATCCTCTTTAACCATGAGAGTGAGCGCCGTGGTGAGACTTTCGTTACCCGTAAGATCACATTGGCAGCCGCTCGTATCGCTCAGGGTTATCAGGACAAGCTTTATCTGGGTAACCTTAACTCACTGCGCGACTGGGGATATGCCAAGGATTACATCGAGTGCATGTGGCTCATCCTGCAGCAACCCGAGCCAGACGATTTCGTAATTGCCACTGGCGAATATCATACCGTTCGTGAGTTTGCTACCCTCGCCTTCAAGGAGGTTGGCATCGAGCTCGAATGGCGTGGCGACGGTGTCGATGAGAAGGGTTACGACAAGGCAACTGGCAAAGCACTGGTTGAGGTCGATCCTAAGTACTTCCGTCCTGCCGAGGTTGATCAGTTGTTAGGTAATCCTGCCAAGGCTAAGGCCAAGTTAGGCTGGAACCCACAGAAGACCTCGTTCGAGGATCTGGTAAAGATTATGGTTCAGCACGATATGAAGTTCGTTAAGAAACTCTTCTTAAAAGCTCACATGGACGATGCTCAGTAAAGAAAGTAAAATATATGTAGCGGGACACCACGGACTTGTGGGTTCCGCTATTTGGAATAATCTGCTTCAACGAGGCTATACCAATCTGGTAGGCCGCACTCACAAAGAGCTCGACCTTACCGACCAGGTAGCCGTTAAGCAGTTCTTTGATGAGGAACGCCCTGACGCCGTTGTGCTGGCAGCAGCCTTTGTAGGTGGCATCATGGCCAACTCACTGTATCGCGCCGACTTCATCATGATGAACATGAAGATTCAGTGCAATGTCATTAGCGAAGCCTATGCTCACGGTGTCAAAAAACTACTCTTCTTAGGTTCAACTTGCATTTATCCTAAAAATGCGCCACAGCCTATGAAGGAGGATTGCCTGCTCACATCGCCATTGGAATATACCAACGAAGAGTATGCTATCGCCAAGATTGCAGGTCTGAAGATGTGCGAATCCTACAATCTGCAGTATGGCACCAACTATATCGCCG is a genomic window of Xylanibacter ruminicola 23 containing:
- a CDS encoding tetratricopeptide repeat protein: MEKVISEEVPEDLDYFESEDFKEILRQYEESVKSGERIYMDADDLTDIADYYHYNNRLAEAEDAISLAIEYNPEAVGPMLYRAREALEKKDFKTAEQYADKVEPLDSIEGIYLRAEILITKGELDSADELLSGYIKDLPEDEYADFVKGVVGLYLDYDQFAKAFEWIARTTNNDSVGFKELMARTLFGLGKYKDSERLFNELLDKDPYSANYWNALAGVQYMKEDYSGALTSSEYAIAIDPNDANGLLSKANTLYAMGNHDEALKFFQKYSEKVPDDEFGYLHQAICLINKGLFKDGLEKLKKAVSVSAIDSIHLPEIYQEMAFTYNTLGQMEKALWCIDMTEKLDCDHFHMGVIKGHILLANQKETEAEAAFAKVLQDSGNNPKVRLRIIISYHDNKFLHFAYNAYLDFFKTVGEDYKEGYAYLALCCNELMKNDEFLYYLKKACDCNPEEARAILGEFFPAHMDPKDYYQYALEHTDD
- a CDS encoding DedA family protein: MNFITNILNTLGWYPTIFFLMLLESTVVPVPSEFVVTPAAYHAASGSLNVFLVILFATLGADIGASINYFVALYVGRPVIYKFANSKWGKMCLLNQEKVEKSEKYFDDHGIAATLTGRFVPVIRHLISIPAGLARMHYGKFLLFTTIGAGGWHSVLALLGWYLHAIVPEDQLNDKISEYAEYIKFAILGLIVVAVVYFVIKRKLNHKQEKSA
- a CDS encoding mannose-1-phosphate guanylyltransferase is translated as MARTNNHLVIMAGGVGSRFWPMSTTENPKQFIDVLGVGKTLLQLTVERFGNLVKPENIWVVTNQSYQEIVKKQLPDMPAGNILCEPCRRNTAPCIAYVSWRIKSKDPKANIIVTPSDHIVTDKAEFQRVIKECMQFTSETDAIVTLGMKPNRPETGYGYIQADLSTSSLRNKEIFRVDSFREKPNLETAQEYIKKNYYFWNAGIFIWNVNTIVNAFRIYQPSMAKIFESLLPIYGTDKEQEEINRLFPECENISVDYAIMEKAEEIFVCPSDFGWSDLGTWGSLHEQSKKDLYGNVSIGPDVNLIESHNCIVHTMQEKKVVIQGLDGYIVAENNDTLLICKLSEEQRIKQFSGNN
- the gmd gene encoding GDP-mannose 4,6-dehydratase gives rise to the protein MEKKVALITGITGQDGSYLAEFLIEKGYEVHGLMRRSSSFNTARIEHLYLDEWVRDMKKARLVNLHWADMTDSSSLIRVISKIRPTEIYNLAAQSHVKVSFDVPEYTADTDANGVLRLLEAVRIAGLADTCRIYQASTSELYGKVQEVPQSETTPFYPRSPYAVAKLYGFWIMKNYRESYNMFCCNGILFNHESERRGETFVTRKITLAAARIAQGYQDKLYLGNLNSLRDWGYAKDYIECMWLILQQPEPDDFVIATGEYHTVREFATLAFKEVGIELEWRGDGVDEKGYDKATGKALVEVDPKYFRPAEVDQLLGNPAKAKAKLGWNPQKTSFEDLVKIMVQHDMKFVKKLFLKAHMDDAQ